Proteins co-encoded in one Acidovorax sp. 69 genomic window:
- a CDS encoding diguanylate cyclase domain-containing protein has translation MTSPAPSAAPDDAPVWLVPGALVLRLMLVAVLAVALSGAVAAWLVTRASGQEAVRRMVSQQTDEVEVVARLLASKIEQSQKVLRTVAAGITPGMLESPSSLEWLLQQGLPAVQFFDTMQVARDNGELRLNLRAGLLQKAADLDPAERDALRRTLVDGKPLVSELIAGRTSDARVMFTMPLHREDGTVLGVVAGALRLQSQSLLPPSMTLPARDDSQLIVFTRDGTILSHSDPTRILGQVRDEAGLAPVYGRWLTQAQPVVGRGMTHVQPDHIVSMAGMPLPQWIVARVSTSQALLAPLRGAQREAWWLAVASMALCMLLAVVLMGWMAHPLAQLTHKARQLLKTSAGQQSPEDMDWPRAGGEVGDLVRVFQGLVYQGNLQQQHKDTLDGQFQAVLDSASVGIIISRHGMLDVVGRQACVMLGYTAQELQGRPARTVYASDADYVQVGARVRSEMAAHGAFDGDICFMRKDGTPVWARVQGRGVRPDEMHGGTVWILEDITAAREARVQQSWERMHDALTQLYNRAAFDERLGLLMAERSTRLRGADDEGSEPQGDGVVLFLDLDHFTVVNDIAGHDAGDDVLRHVARLLASQVRPIGWAARLGGDEFAVVLPGCALARGQAVAEQLRAAVHAWEPSYQGRSFTLGVSIGLVVLDASLQDVPSVLYAADMACYDAKRAGRNRVETRHARDASVTSSGRMALGPV, from the coding sequence ATGACCTCTCCAGCACCTTCGGCTGCGCCCGACGACGCGCCAGTCTGGTTGGTGCCGGGGGCGTTGGTGTTGCGGCTCATGCTGGTGGCGGTGCTGGCTGTGGCCTTGTCGGGCGCGGTGGCCGCGTGGCTGGTTACCCGCGCATCGGGGCAAGAGGCCGTGCGCCGGATGGTGAGTCAGCAAACCGATGAGGTCGAGGTGGTGGCCCGCCTGCTGGCCAGCAAGATCGAACAAAGCCAGAAGGTGCTGCGCACCGTGGCTGCAGGCATCACGCCGGGCATGCTGGAATCCCCCTCGTCACTGGAATGGCTGCTGCAGCAGGGGCTTCCCGCTGTGCAGTTTTTCGACACGATGCAGGTGGCCCGCGACAACGGCGAGCTGCGCCTTAACCTGCGCGCCGGGCTTTTGCAAAAAGCCGCCGACTTGGACCCCGCCGAGCGTGATGCCTTGCGCCGCACCCTGGTCGATGGCAAGCCGCTGGTGTCTGAGCTGATTGCGGGCCGCACCAGCGACGCACGCGTCATGTTCACCATGCCGCTGCACCGCGAGGACGGCACGGTGCTGGGGGTGGTGGCGGGAGCGCTGCGCCTGCAATCGCAAAGCCTGTTGCCCCCGTCGATGACGCTGCCCGCACGCGATGATTCGCAGCTCATTGTTTTCACGCGCGACGGCACCATCCTGTCGCACTCTGACCCCACCCGCATCCTGGGGCAGGTGCGCGACGAGGCCGGGCTGGCACCCGTGTACGGGCGCTGGCTGACCCAGGCCCAGCCGGTGGTGGGGCGGGGCATGACGCATGTGCAGCCTGACCACATCGTGAGCATGGCCGGCATGCCCCTGCCCCAGTGGATCGTGGCGCGGGTCAGCACGTCGCAGGCGCTGCTGGCGCCGCTGCGGGGCGCCCAGCGCGAAGCCTGGTGGCTGGCCGTGGCGAGCATGGCGTTGTGCATGCTGTTGGCGGTGGTCTTGATGGGCTGGATGGCTCATCCCCTGGCACAGCTCACCCACAAGGCGCGCCAGCTCCTCAAGACCAGCGCCGGTCAGCAATCGCCTGAAGACATGGACTGGCCGCGCGCAGGGGGCGAAGTGGGTGATCTGGTGCGCGTTTTCCAGGGCCTGGTTTACCAGGGCAACCTGCAGCAGCAGCACAAGGACACCCTTGATGGGCAATTTCAGGCCGTGTTGGACAGCGCTTCGGTGGGCATCATCATCTCGCGCCACGGCATGCTGGATGTGGTCGGCCGACAGGCCTGCGTGATGCTGGGCTACACGGCGCAAGAGCTGCAGGGGCGCCCCGCACGCACCGTTTACGCCAGCGATGCGGACTATGTCCAGGTGGGTGCGCGGGTGCGCTCCGAGATGGCGGCCCACGGTGCGTTCGATGGCGACATCTGCTTTATGCGCAAGGACGGCACGCCCGTGTGGGCCCGGGTGCAGGGGCGGGGCGTGCGGCCCGACGAGATGCATGGCGGCACGGTCTGGATCCTGGAAGACATCACCGCCGCCCGCGAGGCGCGGGTACAGCAGTCGTGGGAGCGCATGCACGACGCACTCACACAGCTCTACAACCGCGCGGCCTTCGATGAACGGCTGGGCCTGCTCATGGCGGAGCGCTCCACGCGCCTGCGTGGTGCCGACGACGAGGGCAGTGAGCCGCAGGGGGATGGCGTGGTTCTGTTTCTCGACCTGGATCACTTCACCGTGGTCAACGACATCGCTGGCCACGATGCGGGCGACGATGTGTTGCGCCACGTGGCCCGCCTGCTGGCCTCGCAGGTGCGTCCGATCGGTTGGGCGGCGCGGCTGGGCGGCGATGAGTTTGCCGTGGTGTTGCCCGGCTGTGCGCTGGCGCGGGGGCAGGCGGTGGCCGAGCAGCTGCGTGCCGCGGTGCATGCCTGGGAGCCGTCGTACCAGGGGCGCAGCTTTACGCTGGGGGTGAGCATTGGCCTGGTGGTGCTGGACGCGAGTTTGCAGGATGTGCCGTCGGTGTTGTATGCGGCGGACATGGCTTGTTATGACGCCAAGCGGGCGGGGCGCAACCGGGTGGAGACGCGGCATGCGAGGGATGCGTCGGTGACTTCTTCGGGGCGGATGGCTTTGGGGCCTGTTTGA
- a CDS encoding Crp/Fnr family transcriptional regulator: MLPSTLFSLPAETEVIAPGEVLRRRNEVLTSVLHLESGRVLRGVLDDGFLRHQLGAVEGPFWLDAASALMGMPFPVDMVADTRLQVRRLPIEEFRRSLAAMAPGARGLLLDMAQGYRQQSELAVSRLAQDAESRCAQWLLKHAESDNSGAMQVTLHQRKRLIAAQLGIAPETFSRVLRHLRELGLIHGTGNVLNLPQPRALQSMAGC; the protein is encoded by the coding sequence ATGCTGCCCTCTACACTTTTCTCTTTGCCCGCTGAAACCGAGGTGATCGCCCCTGGCGAAGTGCTGCGCAGGCGCAACGAGGTGCTGACCTCCGTGCTGCACCTGGAAAGCGGTCGCGTGCTGCGCGGCGTGCTGGACGACGGCTTCCTGCGTCACCAGCTCGGTGCCGTAGAGGGGCCGTTTTGGCTGGATGCCGCGTCGGCCCTGATGGGTATGCCCTTCCCGGTGGACATGGTGGCCGACACAAGGCTGCAAGTGCGGCGCCTGCCCATCGAGGAGTTCCGCCGCAGCCTTGCCGCCATGGCGCCCGGTGCAAGGGGCTTGCTGCTCGACATGGCACAGGGTTACCGGCAACAGTCCGAGTTGGCCGTGAGCCGCCTGGCGCAAGATGCCGAATCCCGTTGCGCGCAGTGGTTGCTCAAACACGCCGAATCCGACAACAGCGGTGCCATGCAGGTCACGCTGCACCAGCGCAAGCGCCTGATTGCCGCCCAACTGGGCATTGCGCCCGAGACCTTCTCGCGCGTGCTGCGCCATTTGCGGGAGTTGGGCCTGATCCACGGCACCGGCAATGTGTTGAACCTGCCCCAACCCCGGGCATTGCAATCAATGGCGGGCTGCTGA
- a CDS encoding porin: MKKNLIALSFSLGGALLCATGAQAQSSVQLMGLTDVFVGSLKNAGDAGSSKVVNSGGMTTSWFGVKGTEDLGDGLKANFALTSFIKVDSGIQGRFVNDTFFSRDANVGLSDSWGTVTVGRGLAPNFLPSILSNPLGDSFTFAPLILHMNVPLFNGTGWGSTTPSDTGWSNEIIYSTPNFGGLTANLHYQFGEIAGDSGKKNIGVNALYFNGPITVTGFYERDQMSNPAVPSTYLGTTKTDWMLGGAYDFAIVKAFASYGQAKADNTTNKAKTTQLGVSVPAGATGKVLASWAQTKMTATDISRKTFTVGYDYFLSKRTDVYVMAMNDRITNQTKGNSFGVGIRHRF; encoded by the coding sequence ATGAAAAAAAACCTGATCGCACTGTCTTTCTCACTGGGCGGCGCACTGCTGTGCGCCACCGGGGCCCAGGCCCAGAGTTCTGTCCAACTGATGGGCCTGACCGATGTGTTTGTCGGCTCCCTGAAAAACGCTGGCGACGCTGGTAGCAGCAAGGTGGTCAACAGCGGTGGCATGACCACGTCGTGGTTCGGCGTCAAGGGCACGGAAGACCTGGGCGACGGGCTCAAGGCCAACTTTGCACTCACGTCTTTCATCAAGGTGGACAGTGGTATCCAGGGCCGGTTCGTCAACGACACGTTCTTCTCGCGCGATGCCAACGTGGGCCTGAGCGACAGCTGGGGCACCGTGACCGTGGGGCGCGGCCTGGCCCCCAACTTCCTGCCGTCCATCCTGTCGAACCCGCTGGGCGACTCGTTCACCTTTGCGCCGCTGATCCTGCACATGAACGTGCCGCTGTTCAACGGCACGGGCTGGGGTTCAACCACGCCGTCCGACACCGGCTGGTCCAACGAAATCATCTACAGCACGCCCAATTTTGGCGGGCTGACCGCCAACCTGCACTACCAGTTTGGAGAAATTGCGGGCGACAGCGGCAAGAAGAACATCGGCGTGAACGCGCTGTACTTCAACGGCCCCATCACCGTCACCGGCTTCTACGAACGTGACCAGATGAGCAACCCCGCCGTGCCCAGCACCTACCTGGGCACCACCAAGACCGACTGGATGCTGGGTGGCGCCTATGATTTCGCCATCGTGAAGGCCTTTGCCAGCTACGGCCAGGCCAAAGCCGACAACACAACCAACAAGGCCAAGACCACGCAGCTGGGTGTGTCGGTACCCGCAGGCGCCACCGGCAAGGTGCTGGCATCGTGGGCACAGACCAAGATGACGGCCACCGACATCTCACGCAAGACCTTCACCGTGGGGTATGACTACTTCCTGTCAAAGCGCACCGATGTATACGTGATGGCCATGAACGATCGCATCACCAACCAGACCAAGGGCAACAGCTTTGGCGTGGGCATCCGCCACCGGTTCTGA
- a CDS encoding glycerate kinase — MHENLPAHAAASAIPPLPNFRSHPRDFLRALFDAAVRSAQPLHGMRAQLPEPPKGRTLVLGAGKAGGAMAQALEALWPQDAPLSGLVVTRYGHVPPRPTGLPQRIEVVEAAHPVPDAAGLAAAQRILDLTQGLTEDDLVLCLISGGGSSLLTLPCDGVTLQDKQRINRALLDSGAHIGEMNCVRKHLSRIKGGRLAAACAPAQVVTLTISDVPGDDPSVIASGPTVPDATTCADALGILARYGIEVPPAIRTALQAGSLETPKPGDARFAGHAVHLIATPQQALEAAAALARSAGLPAYVLSDEIEGESREVGKVHAALARAVARRGQPFVAPCVILSGGETTVTVRPRAPDVPRGRGGRAGEFCLGLAQALQGEGAVWALAADTDGIDGSEDNAGAFVGPDTLARAGVAGLRIDDHLARNDAWGFFAGLDDLLVTGPTHTNVNDFRALLIL; from the coding sequence ATGCACGAAAACCTGCCTGCCCACGCCGCAGCATCGGCCATTCCCCCCTTGCCGAATTTCCGGTCCCACCCCCGTGATTTTTTACGGGCCCTTTTTGATGCCGCGGTGCGCAGCGCCCAGCCCCTGCACGGCATGCGCGCACAGTTGCCAGAGCCCCCCAAGGGCCGCACCCTTGTGTTGGGCGCTGGCAAGGCTGGCGGTGCCATGGCGCAGGCGCTGGAGGCGCTTTGGCCGCAGGACGCACCTTTGTCGGGCCTGGTGGTCACCCGTTATGGGCATGTTCCACCGCGGCCAACGGGTCTGCCGCAGCGCATTGAGGTGGTGGAGGCTGCCCACCCCGTGCCCGACGCGGCCGGGCTGGCGGCGGCGCAACGCATCCTCGACCTGACCCAGGGGCTGACGGAAGACGACCTGGTTCTGTGCCTGATCTCCGGCGGGGGCTCGTCTTTGCTGACCTTGCCTTGCGACGGCGTGACGCTGCAAGACAAGCAGCGCATCAACCGCGCCCTGCTCGACAGCGGCGCCCACATTGGCGAGATGAACTGCGTGCGCAAGCACCTCTCGCGCATCAAGGGCGGGCGCCTGGCGGCGGCCTGCGCGCCGGCGCAGGTGGTCACGCTCACCATCAGCGACGTGCCGGGGGACGACCCTTCGGTGATTGCCAGCGGCCCCACCGTGCCCGACGCCACCACCTGCGCCGATGCGCTGGGCATCCTGGCGCGCTATGGCATCGAGGTGCCCCCGGCCATCCGCACCGCGCTGCAGGCGGGCAGCCTGGAAACTCCCAAACCCGGCGACGCGCGTTTTGCCGGGCACGCCGTGCATTTGATTGCTACGCCGCAGCAGGCGCTGGAGGCAGCGGCAGCGCTGGCCCGTTCGGCGGGGTTGCCTGCTTATGTGCTGTCGGACGAGATCGAGGGCGAGTCGCGCGAAGTGGGCAAGGTGCATGCAGCACTGGCCCGTGCGGTGGCGCGGCGCGGCCAGCCTTTTGTGGCGCCGTGTGTGATCCTGTCGGGGGGCGAGACCACCGTCACGGTGCGCCCGCGTGCGCCGGATGTGCCCCGGGGGCGCGGCGGGCGGGCGGGTGAGTTCTGCCTGGGCCTGGCCCAGGCGCTGCAGGGCGAGGGCGCCGTGTGGGCGCTGGCCGCCGACACCGATGGCATCGACGGCAGCGAAGACAACGCGGGGGCGTTTGTGGGCCCCGACACGCTGGCGCGCGCGGGCGTTGCGGGCCTGCGCATCGACGACCACCTGGCGCGCAACGATGCTTGGGGCTTTTTTGCGGGGCTCGATGACCTGCTGGTCACTGGCCCCACACACACCAATGTGAATGATTTCCGTGCGCTACTGATTTTGTAG
- a CDS encoding phosphodiesterase, with the protein MQNTQWSRLEAMMALLSPTARNGTGPLARLMREGGLHCVFQPLADLREGCIYAHEALIRGPKDTPLHTPDVLLDLAQQEGILQDFELLCVFKALSQWGRHEAPGRLFVNISADALVHGVALVGPDQLGETVRSFGVSARMLVLEITEHERVTDMPQLRQAIKAVHACGARVALDDFGDGRSSLRLWSEVKPDFVKIDKYFVHDISDHPENLQMLQAIKGIADVFGTQLIAEGIETSDDLRALRDLDIPFGQGWLLGRPAPAPREAVDGPALEVMQDRRVAVLPHLGQTARPGILRSLLVVQAPTAAPGTSNDAVAAMFHKHQGLHALAVVDGTRPVALINRQQFMNHYATLYFREVHGRKPCIAFANNAPRVVELDCDVDQLVGILTSQDQRYLSDGYIVTDNGRYLGLGTGDQLVRAVTETRIEAARHANPLTFLPGNIPISLHMQRLLESGTEFVACYADLNNFKPFNDHYGYWRGDQMIRLVARLATAHCDARRDFVGHVGGDDFMLIFQSSNWLQRCKNIVHDFAREAITLFDEPARQAGGIQAEDRHGVQRFFPCTTLAIGAVRITPGRFRHAEEVANLAAVAKHEAKQAATGVVLYGGFTESSLGALAATRALQDVLAA; encoded by the coding sequence ATGCAGAACACCCAATGGAGTCGGCTGGAGGCCATGATGGCGCTGCTGTCGCCCACCGCACGCAACGGCACAGGCCCGCTGGCACGGCTCATGCGCGAGGGGGGGCTGCACTGCGTGTTCCAGCCCCTGGCAGATCTGCGCGAGGGCTGCATCTATGCCCATGAAGCCCTGATCCGGGGACCCAAAGACACCCCTTTGCACACCCCCGATGTGCTGCTCGACCTGGCCCAACAAGAAGGCATCCTGCAGGACTTCGAGCTGTTGTGCGTTTTCAAGGCCTTGAGCCAATGGGGTCGGCACGAGGCCCCTGGTCGCCTGTTTGTGAACATCAGCGCCGACGCGCTGGTGCATGGCGTGGCGCTGGTGGGCCCCGATCAGCTCGGCGAGACGGTGCGCAGTTTTGGTGTGAGCGCCCGCATGCTGGTGCTGGAGATCACCGAGCACGAGCGCGTGACCGACATGCCCCAATTGCGCCAGGCCATCAAGGCCGTGCACGCCTGCGGTGCGCGCGTGGCGCTCGATGATTTTGGCGATGGTCGCTCCAGCCTGCGGCTGTGGTCCGAGGTCAAGCCCGACTTCGTCAAGATCGACAAATACTTCGTCCACGACATCAGCGACCATCCCGAAAACCTGCAGATGCTGCAGGCCATCAAAGGCATTGCAGATGTGTTTGGCACCCAGCTCATCGCCGAAGGCATCGAGACCAGCGACGACCTGCGCGCCCTGCGCGACCTGGACATCCCTTTTGGCCAAGGCTGGTTGCTGGGCCGCCCCGCCCCCGCGCCGCGCGAAGCGGTAGATGGCCCCGCGCTGGAGGTGATGCAAGACCGCCGCGTGGCCGTATTGCCCCACCTGGGACAAACGGCGCGCCCGGGCATTTTGCGCAGCCTGCTGGTGGTGCAGGCGCCCACAGCAGCCCCGGGCACCAGCAACGATGCCGTGGCAGCGATGTTCCACAAGCATCAAGGCCTGCACGCCCTGGCCGTGGTGGATGGCACCCGGCCCGTGGCCCTCATCAACCGCCAGCAGTTCATGAACCACTACGCCACCCTGTACTTTCGGGAAGTACACGGGCGCAAGCCCTGCATCGCGTTTGCCAACAACGCACCGCGGGTGGTGGAACTCGATTGTGATGTGGACCAACTTGTGGGCATCCTCACCTCACAGGACCAGCGCTACCTGAGCGACGGCTACATCGTGACCGACAACGGCCGCTACCTGGGCCTGGGCACCGGCGACCAGCTGGTGCGCGCGGTGACCGAGACACGCATCGAAGCTGCCCGCCACGCCAACCCGCTGACCTTTCTGCCGGGCAACATCCCCATCAGCCTGCACATGCAACGGCTGCTGGAGAGCGGTACCGAATTCGTGGCCTGCTATGCCGATCTGAACAATTTCAAGCCCTTCAACGACCACTATGGCTACTGGCGCGGCGACCAGATGATCCGCCTGGTCGCGCGCCTGGCCACGGCGCACTGCGACGCGCGGCGCGACTTCGTGGGCCACGTGGGCGGGGACGATTTCATGCTGATCTTTCAAAGCAGCAACTGGCTTCAGCGCTGCAAGAACATCGTTCATGACTTTGCACGCGAGGCCATCACCCTGTTCGACGAGCCCGCGCGGCAGGCCGGTGGCATCCAGGCCGAAGACCGGCACGGCGTGCAACGGTTTTTCCCGTGCACCACACTGGCCATCGGCGCCGTGCGCATCACGCCCGGGCGCTTTCGGCATGCCGAAGAGGTGGCCAACCTGGCCGCCGTGGCCAAACACGAGGCCAAGCAGGCCGCCACAGGGGTCGTGCTGTATGGTGGGTTTACCGAGTCGAGTCTGGGCGCACTGGCTGCGACGCGCGCGCTGCAGGATGTATTGGCGGCGTAA
- a CDS encoding urate hydroxylase PuuD, whose protein sequence is MESYFLDWANLLLRWVHVITAIAWIGSSFYFVFLDSSLTPPEDDDLKKQGVSGELWAVHGGGFYHPVKFAVSPPKLPGHLHWFFWESYSTWISGFALFTVSYLYSASTYLIDKSRMDWAPATAIAVALAFFVVFWLLYDAICRIFGQKKNGDAIVGALVLVLVCVASWLACHWFAGRAAFLLVGAMIATSMSANVFFWIIPGQRTVISQIKAGQPVDPIHGKRGKQRSVHNTYFTLPVLFAMLSNHYSFTWSHPQNWLVLILMMFAGAAIRQFFVMRHGYKLGRNGNPLPYALVGVAVILGAIVWMRPAPVATPAAVAPVSGAAGAIASSASGQNDYKSVQAVLEQRCYMCHGEQVQMKNLRLDSPDNVKQHAQAIYQQAVVQKLMPMNNATGITDAERALIGRWFEAGASTVP, encoded by the coding sequence ATGGAAAGCTACTTTCTCGACTGGGCCAACCTGCTCTTGCGCTGGGTCCATGTCATCACTGCGATTGCCTGGATTGGCTCGTCGTTCTACTTCGTCTTTCTGGACAGCAGCCTCACGCCGCCCGAGGACGACGACCTGAAAAAACAGGGTGTCAGCGGCGAGCTGTGGGCCGTGCACGGCGGCGGGTTCTACCACCCGGTCAAGTTCGCGGTGTCGCCCCCCAAACTGCCCGGCCATCTGCACTGGTTCTTCTGGGAAAGTTACAGCACCTGGATCAGCGGCTTTGCGCTGTTCACGGTGTCTTACCTGTACAGCGCCAGCACCTACCTCATAGACAAGTCGCGCATGGACTGGGCGCCCGCCACGGCCATCGCGGTGGCCCTGGCATTTTTTGTGGTGTTCTGGCTGTTGTACGACGCGATCTGCCGCATCTTTGGCCAGAAGAAGAACGGCGACGCCATTGTGGGCGCGCTGGTGCTGGTGCTGGTGTGCGTGGCCTCGTGGCTGGCCTGCCACTGGTTTGCGGGCCGCGCCGCATTTTTGCTGGTGGGCGCGATGATCGCCACATCCATGAGCGCCAATGTGTTCTTCTGGATCATCCCCGGCCAGCGCACGGTCATCAGCCAGATCAAGGCCGGCCAGCCCGTGGACCCGATCCATGGCAAGCGCGGCAAGCAGCGCAGCGTGCACAACACGTATTTCACGCTGCCCGTGCTGTTTGCCATGCTCAGCAACCACTACAGCTTTACCTGGAGCCACCCGCAAAACTGGCTGGTGCTCATCCTGATGATGTTCGCGGGTGCCGCTATCCGCCAATTTTTCGTGATGCGCCACGGCTACAAGCTGGGTCGCAATGGCAACCCGCTGCCCTACGCCTTGGTCGGTGTGGCCGTGATCTTGGGGGCCATCGTGTGGATGCGCCCGGCGCCGGTGGCCACGCCGGCGGCGGTTGCTCCTGTTTCAGGAGCTGCTGGAGCAATCGCATCCAGCGCTAGCGGCCAAAATGACTATAAATCCGTGCAGGCGGTGCTGGAGCAGCGCTGCTACATGTGCCACGGCGAGCAGGTGCAGATGAAGAACCTGCGGCTGGATTCGCCCGACAACGTCAAGCAACACGCCCAGGCCATCTACCAGCAGGCCGTGGTGCAAAAGTTGATGCCCATGAACAACGCCACGGGCATCACCGACGCAGAGCGTGCGCTTATTGGCCGTTGGTTTGAGGCGGGTGCGTCTACGGTGCCTTGA
- the xdhC gene encoding xanthine dehydrogenase accessory protein XdhC codes for MTNLRRLLDGLIAGPACLVTVESTQGSVPREPGAWMAVFADGLVGTIGGGHLELQAIAEARRRLVGGHDAGPTPLRFALGPALGQCCGGVVHLGFETLAAGNAAGLASRLAPRLHPVALFGGGHVGHALARVLAPLPFALTWIDSRDGVFPPDPPEGVVCEHSEPVQLAVPRLAPGSRVLIMSFSHAEDLDVVAACLRRQREQGDLPFIGLIGSQTKWATFANRLHGRGFAPEEMAEVTCPIGIPGIAGKEPEVIAVAVAAQLLQTLNGGDRG; via the coding sequence GTGACGAATTTGCGTAGGTTGCTGGATGGCTTGATTGCCGGGCCAGCCTGTCTGGTAACCGTGGAGTCTACCCAAGGGTCCGTGCCGCGTGAACCCGGGGCCTGGATGGCGGTGTTTGCCGACGGCCTGGTCGGCACGATCGGTGGCGGGCACCTGGAGCTGCAGGCCATTGCCGAGGCGCGCCGCCGTCTGGTGGGGGGGCACGATGCCGGCCCCACGCCCCTGCGGTTTGCACTGGGTCCGGCACTGGGGCAATGCTGTGGCGGGGTGGTGCACTTGGGCTTTGAGACGCTGGCTGCGGGCAACGCCGCCGGGCTGGCCAGCCGCCTCGCGCCCCGGCTGCATCCTGTGGCGCTGTTTGGTGGCGGGCATGTGGGCCATGCGCTGGCGCGGGTGCTGGCCCCTTTGCCGTTTGCATTGACCTGGATCGACAGCCGGGACGGTGTGTTCCCGCCCGACCCGCCCGAGGGGGTGGTGTGCGAACACTCCGAGCCCGTGCAACTGGCCGTGCCCCGCCTGGCCCCGGGCAGCCGTGTGCTGATCATGAGCTTCAGCCACGCCGAAGATCTGGATGTGGTGGCGGCCTGCCTGCGCCGCCAGCGCGAGCAGGGGGATCTGCCTTTCATCGGGCTCATTGGCAGCCAGACCAAATGGGCGACGTTTGCCAACCGCCTGCATGGGCGCGGTTTTGCACCCGAAGAAATGGCGGAGGTCACCTGTCCCATTGGCATCCCCGGCATCGCGGGCAAAGAGCCCGAGGTGATTGCCGTGGCCGTGGCGGCGCAGCTTTTGCAGACCCTGAACGGAGGAGACCGAGGGTAA
- the uraH gene encoding hydroxyisourate hydrolase: protein MGLSTHVLDTMHGCPAAGMEVALYSTHGDAATLIKRLVLNHDGRTDAPLFDNTSLRTGTYRLRFDVAGYFKAKGVELPEPNFLNQVSLDFGVAHTDQHYHVPLLVSPWSYSTYRGS, encoded by the coding sequence ATGGGCCTCAGTACCCACGTTCTGGACACCATGCATGGCTGCCCCGCCGCCGGCATGGAGGTCGCCCTGTACTCGACCCATGGCGATGCTGCCACGCTCATCAAGCGTCTGGTGTTGAACCACGATGGCCGCACCGATGCGCCCCTGTTCGACAACACCAGCCTGCGCACCGGCACGTACCGGTTGCGTTTTGACGTGGCGGGGTACTTCAAGGCCAAGGGCGTGGAGCTGCCTGAACCCAATTTCCTCAACCAGGTGAGCCTGGATTTTGGCGTTGCCCATACCGACCAGCACTACCACGTGCCTTTGTTGGTCAGCCCCTGGAGCTATTCGACGTACCGAGGTTCGTGA
- a CDS encoding GntR family transcriptional regulator, with protein MESSSTSAIVEALTRAIVEHRLQPGTKLAEQKLADHFGVSRTLVRQALFQLAQNRLVTLEPARGAFVSTPSVEEARQVFAVRRMLETEMTRAFVRSVTPAKIKALRAHVASEKAAMGTADASSRTELLGDFHVRMAELMGNEVLAQMLGDLISRCALITLMYQSASAAEHSHEEHADIVTALAARDEDRSVHLMQSHLEHVEASLTFDRKRPASDLAAALAPMTA; from the coding sequence ATGGAATCCTCATCCACCAGCGCCATTGTTGAAGCGCTGACCCGCGCCATCGTAGAACATCGCCTGCAGCCCGGCACCAAGCTCGCCGAGCAAAAGCTGGCCGACCACTTTGGCGTGTCGCGCACCCTGGTGCGCCAGGCGCTGTTTCAGTTAGCACAGAACCGTCTGGTCACGCTGGAGCCCGCGCGCGGCGCGTTTGTCTCCACCCCCTCGGTCGAAGAAGCGCGCCAGGTGTTTGCCGTGCGCCGCATGCTGGAGACCGAGATGACCCGCGCTTTTGTGCGCAGCGTGACACCCGCCAAGATCAAGGCCCTGCGCGCCCACGTCGCCAGCGAGAAAGCCGCCATGGGCACGGCCGATGCCAGCAGCCGCACCGAGCTGCTGGGCGACTTTCATGTGCGCATGGCCGAACTCATGGGCAACGAGGTACTGGCGCAGATGCTGGGCGACTTGATCTCACGCTGCGCCCTCATCACGCTGATGTACCAGTCGGCCAGCGCAGCCGAGCATTCGCACGAAGAACATGCCGACATCGTGACCGCCCTGGCCGCGCGCGATGAAGACCGCTCCGTGCACCTCATGCAGAGCCACCTCGAACATGTGGAAGCCAGCCTGACCTTTGACCGCAAGCGCCCGGCCAGCGACCTGGCCGCAGCCCTGGCCCCCATGACAGCCTGA